In Rutidosis leptorrhynchoides isolate AG116_Rl617_1_P2 chromosome 2, CSIRO_AGI_Rlap_v1, whole genome shotgun sequence, one genomic interval encodes:
- the LOC139894391 gene encoding uncharacterized protein isoform X4, whose translation MQEDNHSSLIDLEVAERAQVNSGDVDEDIKMDYTVSTTEQIIENEDSGSNKADPNSLSVITSSDSEHTIQPKEETVAGFQGDEELPPTSGDYVVNPVSLTQLAKALQILGEDEFRFVMAERDSCLGRDVKKDGDIKSGSIEFSDRLKDQLYINSYEKELMYLQLCEDSNKRAELDNEKVFLNASLGDVEEKNKILSEDLIKCRAELDRVTGEMEKLQMQFSFSKTEMDRCSARIEEFQVELERSEHQLSNVSSELVDSRSLLSDLQAKNENLNVKVASLTEEKQKKEMEKDGEILKNEKLTKEIMELKSLMELSQAENVDLKERFALVMEEKAKLENEKEIFVSEKESLLTELVESKRLIEALQGLNANSNEDKSKLEEANKHYVEENKKYAMEILESQHLVESLRSEVANFENEKTRLGDEISHLIVEKEEALTKLTNSKTLMKDLQTEYEKSMAALKDGAQRIEQLTVENVTLTSNLEVYREKISEFDDWKMKSEQRDFQESISIQDNSQHLVEGSDPKLEEQISNLEETLIKHVILDEFVKQYVFTVEAKKGELIDLCEDLRQEGTTIKTKNFELTEKLCNSESRISALQAEVDELQQLETIYRKLDTSIGLIETSVDQNISTRVATSVNQALAVIHDLHGKLEDALRKHDMLSDSYKEMTEKVKDLEGRNELASYVIHKVFDNLQKIVDDIGPFTQENEDDTTKEELDHLEISNYDIFIEKLIMMLHERAQLESKNREYNVELLRKMKDLEELNKRCVGPDVIVKLFEDIQSSVTLDDIEIKPDEPASSLESLIHSLVKNLKTNEMRSIDMQNELDHLTFSIVSYEIESHILKGSLMSAMEQLVTVQSEVQSKEKELHQSEQRVSALREKLHIAVTKGKGLIQQRDTLKQNLTATSSELDKCLHELQLKDATLQETETKLKNYSEAGERMEALESELSYIRNSATALRESFLLKDSVLQRIEEILEDLDLPEDFHVRDIIEKIDWLAKSVSQNPFPVSNSDQTGSIPIERTRSYPGSVSRALDGWREDLEPTVSSDDELRRNYEELQNKFYELAEQNEMLEQSLMERNNLVIRWEEVLDKINMPQQLRSLDPEDRIEWLRVALLEANDRCDLLQQDIHDLEKTRETSAADLEESQRRLVDLDSAVKSTTDEREQLFASLEVRNQDYDKICEKVALYETEIDKLKNEVGALQLKLDEKLSNEVASYQTEIGKLENEVSELQLRLDEKHADKEHMDHLNGEIRRLQNLVKNMLQVPQTEAPDSNSNDIQFLEGLLNELAEKHITETTRLTHGERSVDLSNMNEELGKKLEEVEGDLARVKDERDKHVEKSQSLVLEIESLQIKNKEMQNSLVQEEQKTAAVKEKLNVAVRKGKSLVQVRDSMKQTISDLTSQVERLTAEIKVRENTILEFQQKMKDLFTSQELVETKESEIQFLKNRLEEANGELQDKTNTLSMILRALGEIDLGVDFKTNDPFEKMKQIVKVLQDLEDAMSSSEQDSRKSKRAAELLLAELNEVQERNEDLLEELSKITMERDSVEAANRESLTRIEQLSALHLEERNSQFTELMNLKASLDQLRPGLSKIYNIISDVLPKDLDHLYNLEASINSLLESSDASNVGGQTLSSSHGGISLRPEFKVSKTEELHKDNQIIDSWRFIGSHMQDLMNNVNVCEEKLQSYSKFLHEKIVDLSETMSALHQEVTSHKYSIESAKEEIAWLESNGKQNETENVMLHKYISILYEACKNSVLEIEKSKGQIVANDSLGHDIFSGETLTVSEERITSMVNRLLSLVKEFHSVQSENLEVNLKEMKATISNLQRELTEKDVQKDRMCVDLVGQIKRAEAAAMSHLQELETSKTQINDLNGQCKVLEQRVKELEGQEIILVDLHEKVKSLTDALTAKEQENEALLQALDEEEGQMDDLTNKITELEKSVQQKNLDLDNSEAARSKALKKLSVTVSKFDELHHLSETLVSEVDKLQSQLQERDSEISFLRDEITRCTSDSLQALETDKRDLTEIQDILTWLDSMVSGVEMNNTRLDGNKIDQVDECKEVLKKQITSIISDLIDLRQVAQSKDDLLRIERSKVDELIRKRDHLESSLREKQSRLSLHEKDGDSAQGTSTGSEIVEVESVINKWPMQGTSMAPQVRSLRKVNNDQLAISIDDMDSDDKDKLEDDDDDKAHGFKSLTTSKLVPRFTRPVTDFVDGLWVSCDRTLMRQPALRLSLILYWALMHALLAVFVV comes from the exons ATGCAGGAAGATAATCATTCCAGTTTGATAGATCTTGAAGTGGCTGAAAGAGCTCAAGTTAATTCAGGGGATGTTGATGAAGATATTAAGATGGATTATACAGTTAGCACAACGGAACAAATTATTGAAAATGAAGATTCAGGCTCTAATAAAGCAGATCCAAATTCTTTATCTGTGATCACATCTTCTGATTCTGAACATACAATTCAACCAAAAGAAGAAACAGTGGCGGGATTTCAAGGTGATGAAGAGTTGCCACCTACATCAGGTGATTATGTGGTCAACCCAGTTAGCCTCACTCAGCTTGCAAAGGCATTGCAGATTCTAGGTGAAGATGAATTCAGGTTTGTGATGGCCGAAAGAGATTCGTGTCTTGGTAGGGATGTAAAGAAAGATGGTGATATCAAGTCTGGCTCTATAGAGTTTTCTGATAGACTCAAAGACCAGTTATACATCAACAGTTATGAAAAAGAGTTAATGTACTTACAGCTATGTGAAGACTCAAATAAACGGGCAGAACTTGATAATGAGAAGGTATTTCTTAATGCTTCTCTTGGTGATGTTGAAGAGAAGAACAAAATTCTGTCTGAAGATCTTATCAAATGTAGGGCAGAGCTGGATAGAGTTACAGGTGAAATGGAGAAGCTTCAGATGCAGTTTTCTTTCTCAAAGACCGAAATGGACCGGTGTTCTGCCCGTATTGAGGAGTTCCAGGTTGAACTTGAGAGGTCTGAACATCAGTTGTCAAATGTGTCATCTGAATTGGTTGATAGCAGGAGTTTGTTGTCAGATTTGCAGGCTAAAAATGAAAACCTGAATGTGAAAGTTGCTTCATTGACTGAAGAGAAACAAAAGAAAGAAATGGAAAAAGATGGTGAGATTCTTAAGAATGAAAAGTTAACAAAAGAGATAATGGAGTTAAAATCTTTAATGGAATTATCTCAGGCTGAGAACGTCGACCTCAAAGAAAGGTTTGCTCTTGTAATGGAGGAGAAGGCTAAActggaaaatgaaaaagaaatctttgtttctgaaAAAGAGAGTCTGTTAACCGAATTGGTGGAATCGAAGAGATTAATTGAAGCACTTCAGGGGTTGAATGCAAATTCAAATGAGGATAAAAGTAAACTTGAAGAAGCAAACAAGCATTATGTTGAGGAGAATAAGAAATATGCGATGGAAATATTGGAATCCCAGCATTTGGTCGAAAGTTTACGTTCAGAAGTTGCAAACTTTGAAAATGAGAAAACCAGACTTGGAGACGAGATAAGTCATCTGATTGTAGAAAAGGAGGAAGCTTTGACAAAACTCACAAACAGCAAAACTTTAATGAAGGATCTGCAGACTGAATATGAGAAGTCCATGGCCGCCTTAAAAGATGGGGCCCAGCGTATTGAACAACTTACTGTGGAAAATGTCACTCTTACTAGTAATTTGGAAGTGTACAGAGAGAAGATTAGTGAATTTGATGACTGGAAAATGAAGTCTGAGCAAAGGGACTTTCAGGAAAGTATATCCATTCAAGATAATTCTCAGCATCTAGTTGAAGGTTCTGACCCTAAACTAGAAGAGCAGATTAGCAATTTGGAGGAAACGTTAATTAAACATGTGATCTTGGATGAATTTGTGAAGCAGTATGTGTTCACTGTTGAAGCCAAAAAGGGTGAACTTATAGATCTGTGTGAAGACTTGAGGCAGGAAGGGACCACCATTAAAACCAAGAACTTCGAGCTCACAGAAAAGCTATGCAACTCTGAATCACGAATCAGTGCATTGCAGGCAGAAGTGGATGAACTACAACAGCTTGAAACAATTTACAGAAAGCTGGATACATCTATTGGTTTGATTGAAACCAGTGTTGATCAAAATATAAGTACTCGTGTGGCTACTTCTGTTAACCAAGCTCTTGCAGTGATCCACGATCTTCATGGAAAGCTTGAAGATGCTCTTAGGAAACACGACATGCTTTCTGATTCTTACAAGGAAATGACTGAAAAGGTTAAAGATTTGGAGGGGAGAAATGAATTGGCTTCGTATGTGATACATAAAGTGTTTGATAACCTTCAGAAAATCGTGGATGATATAGGCCCGTTTACTCAAGAAAATGAAGATGATACTACAAAGGAGGAGTTGGATCATCTTGAAATCAGCAACTATGACATCTTTATTGAGAAGTTGATAATGATGCTTCATGAGAGAGCCCAGCTTGAATCCAAGAATAGAGAATACAACGTGGAGTTGTTGCGGAAAATGAAAGATTTGGAAGAATTAAATAAAAGGTGTGTTGGTCCAGATGTTATTGTCAAGTTGTTTGAAGATATTCAGTCTTCAGTTACACTAGATGACATTGAGATCAAACCAGATGAACCTGCATCTTCTTTAGAGTCTTTAATTCATTCTCTCGTAAAGAATTTGAAGACTAATGAAATGAGATCAATCGATATGCAGAATGAGTTAGACCATTTAACTTTCTCAATCGTTTCTTATGAAATTGAAAGTCACATTCTAAAGGGAAGTTTGATGAGTGCAATGGAGCAGCTTGTTACTGTTCAATCTGAAGTACAATCAAAAGAAAAAGAGCTCCATCAGTCTGAACAACGTGTATCTGCCCTGAGGGAAAAGCTACACATCGCTGTTACAAAAGGGAAAGGTCTTATTCAACAACGTGACACTTTGAAACAAAATCTTACAGCAACATCCAGTGAATTGGATAAATGCTTGCACGAGTTACAGTTGAAAGATGCTACACTTCAGGAAACTGAAACAAAATTAAAAAATTACTCTGAAGCTGGTGAACGTATGGAAGCTCTTGAATCGGAGTTATCGTACATTCGGAATTCAGCTACTGCATTGCGAGAGTCGTTTCTTTTGAAAGATTCTGTTCTTCAGAGAATAGAAGAGATCTTAGAAGATTTGGATCTTCCAGAAGATTTCCATGTGAGAGATATCATCGAGAAAATTGATTGGTTAGCAAAATCAGTATCTCAGAACCCGTTTCCTGTTAGTAATTCAGATCAAACGGGTTCAATTCCAATTGAGAGAACTCGTTCATATCCTGGATCTGTTTCCCGGGCTTTGGATGGTTGGAGGGAAGATCTAGAACCAACTGTAAGTTCAGATGATGAATTGAGAAGAAATTATGAAGAACTCCAAAATAAGTTCTATGAGTTGGCTGAGCAAAATGAGATGTTAGAGCAATCATTAATGGAGAGAAATAACCTAGTAATACGGTGGGAAGAAGTTTTGGATAAGATAAATATGCCTCAACAGTTGCGATCACTAGACCCAGAAGATAGAATCGAGTGGTTAAGAGTCGCTCTGTTGGAGGCAAATGACCGTTGTGACCTTCTTCAGCAAGATATTCATGATTTGGAAAAGACCCGGGAAACATCGGCTGCTGATCTTGAAGAAAGTCAAAGAAGATTAGTTGACCTTGACTCAGCTGTAAAGTCAACTACTGATGAACGGGAACAGCTATTTGCTAGTTTGGAGGTTAGAAATCAAGATTATGATAAAATCTGCGAGAAAGTTGCATTATACGAAACTGAGATTGATAAGCTGAAAAATGAAGTTGGTGCATTGCAACTAAAATTGGATGAGAAGCTTTCTAATGAAGTTGCATCATACCAAACCGAGATTGGTAAGCTTGAAAATGAAGTTAGTGAATTGCAACTAAGATTGGATGAGAAGCATGCGGATAAGGAGCATATGGACCATCTTAATGGTGAAATTAGGCGGTTACAGAATCTAGTTAAGAACATGCTTCAAGTTCCACAAACAGAAGCTCCTGATTCTAATTCAAATGATATTCAGTTCCTGGAAGGATTACTAAATGAGCTTGCAGAAAAGCACATCACTGAAACAACTCGGTTGACTCATGGAGAAAGAAGCGTTGACCTGTCAAACATGAACGAGGAGTTGGGAAAAAAGCTGGAGGAGGTTGAAGGTGATTTAGCCCGagtgaaggatgaaagagataaaCATGTGGAAAAAAGTCAGTCTTTAGTTCTGGAAATTGAATCATTACAGATAAAAAATAAAGAAATGCAGAACTCACTGGTTCAGGAAGAGCAGAAAACTGCTGCAGTTAAAGAAAAGTTAAATGTTGCAGTTAGAAAGGGCAAGTCTTTGGTTCAAGTACGTGACAGTATGAAGCAAACAATCAGTGATTTGACTTCTCAGGTTGAGCGTTTGACTGCGGAGATTAAAGTTCGTGAGAATACAATTTTGGAGTTTCAGCAGAAAATGAAGGATTTATTTACTTCACAAGAATTGGTGGAAACTAAAGAGTCTGAAATTCAGTTCTTGAAAAACCGCCTAGAAGAAGCAAACGGTGAGCTGCAGGATAAAACTAACACATTGAGCATGATATTAAGGGCTTTGGGGGAGATTGATCTTGGGGTTGACTTTAAAACAAATGACCCTTTTGAGAAAATGAAACAAATTGTCAAAGTATTGCAAGATTTGGAAGATGCCATGTCATCTTCTGAACAAGATTCAAGAAAATCGAAAAGAGCTGCTGAACTACTCCTTGCAGAGTTGAATGAGGTACAGGAGAGAAATGAAGACCTTCTTGAGGAGCTATCCAAAATCACCATGGAAAGGGATTCGGTAGAGGCTGCTAATCGTGAATCTCTCACACGTATTGAGCAGTTATCTGCTCTTCATTTGGAGGAAAGAAATAGCCAGTTTACTGAACTTATGAACTTGAAAGCTAGTTTAGACCAATTGAGACCTGGATTAAGCAAAATCTATAACATCATTAGTGATGTTTTGCCCAAAGACTTGGACCACCTATACAATCTCGAAGCCAGTATCAACTCGTTGTTGGAGTCAAGTGATGCTTCTAATGTGGGTGGCCAAACTTTAAGTAGTTCTCATGGTGGCATCAGCTTAAGGCCAGAGTTCAAG GTCAGCAAAACAGAAGAGCTACACAAAGACAACCAGATAATTGATTCATGGAGGTTTATTGGTAGCCACATGCAAGATTTAATGAATAATGTCAATGTTTGTGAAGAAAAGTTGCAGAGCTACTCAAAGTTTTTACATGAAAAGATTGTTGATTTATCTGAGACAATGTCAGCTCTTCATCAAGAAGTAACTTCTCATAAATATTCCATTGAATCTGCAAAGGAAGAGATTGCTTGGTTAGAGTCCAATGGTAAACAGAACGAGACAGAAAATGTAATGTTACATAAATATATATCAATTCTGTATGAAGCTTGCAAAAATTCAGTTCTAGAAATTGAGAAAAGTAAAGGCCAAATAGTGGCAAATGATTCTTTGGGTCACGATATTTTTAGTGGTGAAACTCTTACTGTATCTGAAGAGCGTATCACGAGTATGGTGAACAGATTATTGTCACTTGTGAAGGAATTTCATAGTGTTCAATCTGAGAATCTTGAAGTCAACTTGAAGGAAATGAAAGCTACAATCTCTAACTTACAAAGAGAACTCACAGAAAAAGATGTTCAGAAAGATAGAATGTGTGTGGATCTTGTGGGCCAGATAAAGCGGGCTGAAGCAGCTGCTATGAGCCACTTGCAAGAACTTGAAACTTCAAAGACTCAGATAAACGATTTAAACGGGCAGTGTAAGGTTCTGGAACAACGGGTCAAAGAGCTAGAAGGCCAAGAAATCATATTGGTTGACTTGCATGAGAAAGTCAAATCACTTACAGATGCTTTGACAGCAAAAGAACAAG AAAATGAAGCTTTATTGCAGGCACTTGATGAAGAGGAAGGCCAAATGGATGACTTAACAAACAAAATCACTGAATTAGAAAAAAGTGTGCAGCAGAAGAATCTTGACTTGGATAATTCTGAAGCTGCTCGTAGCAAAGCTTTAAAGAAGCTTTCTGTAACCGTGAGCAAGTTCGATGAACTTCATCATCTATCTGAAACCCTAGTTTCTGAGGTTGATAAGCTTCAATCTCAGCTTCAGGAACGGGATTCTGAAATCTCGTTTTTGAGAGATGAAATCACCCGCTGCACCAGTGATTCTTTACAAGCACTTGAAACTGACAAAAGGGATTTGACTGAGATCCAAGACATCTTGACTTGGTTAGATTCAATGGTTTCTGGAGTAGAAATGAATAACACGCGTCTTGATGGTAACAAAATTGATCAGGTTGATGAATGTAAAGAAGTACTCAAGAAGCAAATAACATCTATCATCTCAGATTTAATAGATTTAAGACAAGTGGCACAAAGCAAAGATGATCTGTTGCGTATAGAGAGGAGCAAAGTTGATGAATTGATACGTAAAAGAGATCATCTTGAAAGTTCTTTAAGGGAAAAGCAATCTAGATTGAGTTTGCACGAAAAAGATGGTGATTCTGCACAAGGGACATCAACGGGCTCTGAAATCGTTGAAGTTGAATCTGTG ATAAATAAATGGCCTATGCAAGGGACATCCATGGCACCTCAAGTTCGTAGTTTGCGAAAAGTAAATAACGATCAGCTTGCTATTTCAATAGATGATATGGATTCTGATGATAAGGATAAGTTagaagatgacgatgatgataaag CTCATGGTTTCAAGTCTCTTACTACATCAAAACTTGTTCCAAGATTCACCAGACCCGTTACAGACTTTGTTGATGGCTTGtg GGTTTCATGCGATAGAACATTAATGCGGCAGCCTGCTCTGAGGCTGAGTCTTATTCTTTATTGGGCTCTGATGCATGCACTTCTTGCGGTTTTTGTAGTTTGA